The following proteins are encoded in a genomic region of Macrobrachium nipponense isolate FS-2020 chromosome 44, ASM1510439v2, whole genome shotgun sequence:
- the LOC135204117 gene encoding ras-related and estrogen-regulated growth inhibitor-like protein → MKTDDKTVNCPLRVAVLGSSQVGKSALTVRYLTKRFIGEYRSDTDMLYKCVLQIDGANQPVEIMDTSATTSDEASDAHLLWAEAFVIVYSVSDRDSYLHAESTLKELTSRRPTANILLLGNKNDLGHLREVEELEAQSLAFAYAARFTEVSTAESCIAVTDALDSFLKEVKSQRQCSNGHTLSTGSPKQRKLSVSRMLGSLIGRHSPPPQHITELIILDKEERSKLVRCSRQI, encoded by the exons ATGAAGACAGACGACAAGACGGTCAACTGTCCCCTCCGAGTGGCGGTTCTGGGCAGCAGTCAAGTTGGCAAATCTGCCCTCACCGTCCGGTATCTCACGAAGCGCTTTATTGGAGAATACAGATCAGACACAG ACATGCTGTACAAGTGCGTCCTTCAGATAGACGGCGCCAACCAACCCGTAGAGATCATGGACACATCAGCCACCACCAGTGATGAGGCGTCCGACGCCCACCTCCTTTGGGCGGAGGCCTTCGTCATCGTCTACTCAGTATCAGACAGAGATTCCTACCTCCACGCCGAAAGCACGTTGAAG GAACTCACCTCCAGAAGACCAACGGCGAACATCCTACTGCTTGGAAACAAGAACGACCTGGGACACCTACGGGAAGTCGAGGAGTTGGAGGCGCAGTCCCTGGCCTTCGCCTACGCAGCCCGATTCACGGAGGTCTCCACGGCGGAGAGCTGCATCGCCGTCACCGACGCCCTCGACAGTTTCCTGAAGGAGGTGAAGTCCCAGAGACAGTGCAGCAACGGCCACACCCTCAGCACGGGGTCGCCGAAGCAGAGGAAGCTCTCCGTCAGCAGGATGCTCGGTTCCCTCATCGGGCGGCATTCGCCTCCCCCCCAGCACATCACCGAACTCATCATCCTGGACAAGGAGGAGAGAAGCAAGTTGGTTCGATGCAGTCGGCAGATTTAG